One genomic segment of Hordeum vulgare subsp. vulgare chromosome 2H, MorexV3_pseudomolecules_assembly, whole genome shotgun sequence includes these proteins:
- the LOC123431355 gene encoding probable LRR receptor-like serine/threonine-protein kinase At3g47570 has product MSPVKLLTLIILVLSSLLTCSLLGATALRGDARTDFQALRCLKLHLNTSAGVLASWKIDDSLQRFCTWPGLTCSKRHKSRVVALDLESFHLDGQIPPCIANLSLLTRIHLPDNQLWGPIPAELGQLNRLRYLNLSSNNLSGMIPSNLSSCSQLRVIDLGSNSIVGEIPTNLSQCSNMQQLNLGHNKLTGGIPQGLGMLRNLSVLRLLGNTLTGSIPVSLGSSSSLHSVYLTKNSLTGPIPYLLANSSSLQFLVLANNKLGGEIPPALFNSTSLQVLSLAVNNFTGSIPSVFPNIIDSPLKYLILTSNNLAGTIPSTLGNFSSLSWLLLGQNSFQGSIPVSIGKLPNLQVLDLSYNFLSKSVPASIYNISTLTYLAMGANILAGEIPYNIGYNLPKLQTLDIGMNKFHGQIPTSLANTSNLEKLNLAKNSFHGIVPSFGTLPNLISLNLGKNRLAAGDWSFLTSLTNCTQLVQLFLDANILQGHLPSTIGSLSKSLEVLLLRENKISGTIPQAIERLTNIQILYMEKNWLTGGIPKSIGNLQNLFVLSLSQNKLSGQIPLSIGNLSQLSELYLQENNLMGPIPRALGDCEKLSILNLSCNSFDDRIPKELFTLSSLAEGLDLSHNNLSGEIPLEIGHLLNLGPLNIANNQLSGQIPSTLGECVHLESLHMEGNNFHGRIPQSFMNLRGIIVMDLSQNNLSGKIPNFFESFSSMKLLNLSFNNLEGPIPLGGMFQNESEVFIQGNKKLCASTPVLGLPLCSTVISRKKSYTSKILKIVAITAISLVMLSCFGVIVLKKRKKIKHASHPSIKELKKLTYADVVKATNGFCSANLVGTGKYGFVYKGRIESEEHHTVAIKVFKLDQLGATKSFLAECEAMRNTRHRNLVRVVTVCSTTDPIGNEFKALVLEFMRNGDLESWLHPTLLHEYHPKRQLCLGSRITIAVDIAAGLDYLHNHCMPPMAHCDLKPSNVLLNDVMGACVGDFGLAKFLHGYYTSSGIDGSTSLVGPRGSVGYIAPEYGLGSKISMEGDVYSYGIIILEMLTRKRPTDEMFKEGLSLYKFVEKSFPEKICEMLDPKIIPYYGNQDEEAGSTLDQLNYQMAEGTMICIRKLAKVGLLCAAEMPKDRPGMQDVYAQVAAIKEAFSAWQG; this is encoded by the exons ATGTCTCCTGTTAAGTTACTTACTCTGATAATCCTTGTCCTATCCTCTCTGCTTACATGTTCTTTACTAGGTGCCACAGCTCTCCGCGGGGATGCTAGAACCGACTTCCAAGCACTCCGTTGCCTTAAACTCCATCTCAATACTTCTGCCGGAGTCCTAGCCTCATGGAAGATTGATGATTCCCTCCAACGGTTCTGCACTTGGCCCGGTCTTACTTGCAGCAAAAGGCACAAGTCTCGTGTTGTTGCACTGGACCTCGAGTCATTCCACCTTGATGGTCAAATACCTCCTTGCATTGCAAATCTCAGTCTCCTCACAAGAATCCACCTCCCAGACAATCAGCTTTGGGGTCCAATCCCGGCTGAACTTGGCCAACTAAATAGGTTGCGGTATCTTAACCTTAGCTCAAACAATCTTAGCGGTATGATACCAAGCAATCTATCCTCATGTTCTCAGCTTCGAGTTATTGATCTTGGGAGTAACTCCATCGTCGGTGAGATCCCAACAAACCTAAGCCAGTGTTCAAATATGCAGCAGCTCAACTTAGGTCACAACAAGCTCACTGGAGGCATCCCACAAGGTCTGGGGATGCTTCGCAACCTTTCAGTTTTGCGGCTTCTTGGAAATACTTTGACGGGCAGTATTCCCGTTTCACTTGGAAGCAGCTCTTCTCTCCACTCTGTTTATCTAACCAAAAATAGCCTCACAGGACCTATCCCATATCTCCTAGCTAATAGTTCATCACTTCAATTTTTGGTCTTGGCCAACAATAAGCTTGGTGGGGAGATTCCGCCCGCACTATTTAATAGCACGTCACTCCAAGTCTTATCCCTTGCAGTGAACAACTTTACTGGGTCCATACCTTCTGTTTTCCCCAATATTATTGACTCGCCCTTGAAGTATCTTATCTTAACATCCAATAATCTTGCAGGCACGATACCTTCTACTCTAGGGAATTTTTCATCCCTTTCCTGGCTATTGCTTGGACAAAATAGTTTCCAAGGTAGCATCCCAGTGAGTATTGGTAAGCTTCCAAACCTACAAGTACTAGACCTGAGTTACAACTTCTTATCAAAGAGTGTACCCGCCTCTATTTACAACATATCAACACTCACATACCTTGCCATGGGTGCAAATATTCTGGCAGGGGAAATTCCATATAACATTGGATATAACCTTCCAAAACTCCAGACATTGGATATTGGAATGAACAAATTCCATGGCCAGATCCCCACTTCACTAGCCAACACTTCAAATCTTGAAAAGCTCAACCTCGCTAAAAATTCATTCCATGGTATTGTGCCTTCTTTTGGGACTCTTCCCAATTTGATCAGTCTAAATCTAGGAAAGAATCGTCTCGCAGCAGGAGATTGGTCTTTCTTAACCTCCTTGACCAATTGCACCCAACTAGTGCAATTATTCTTGGATGCAAACATCCTTCAGGGACATTTGCCAAGTACCATTGGAAGCCTTTCAAAGAGCTTAGAGGTGTTGTTattaagagaaaataaaatatcaGGCACCATACCGCAAGCGATAGAGCGCCTCACAAACATCCAAATTCTTTACATGGAAAAAAATTGGCTTACTGGGGGTATCCCTAAATCAATTGGAAATCTTCAAAATTTGTTTGTCCTAAGCTTATCTCAGAATAAACTTTCTGGGCAAATTCCACTATCAATTGGTAATCTAAGCCAACTGAGTGAGCTATATTTACAGGAAAATAATTTGATGGGACCGATCCCAAGAGCTCTAGGAGACTGTGAAAAACTGAGCATATTGAACCTCTCTTGTAATAGTTTTGATGATCGCATACCAAAGGAGCTCTTTACTCTTTCCTCCCTTGCAGAAGGTTTGGACTTATCTCACAACAACCTCTCGGGAGAAATACCATTGGAGATTGGCCATTTGTTAAATCTTGGCCCATTGAATATTGCCAATAATCAGTTGTCTGGACAAATACCCTCTACTCTAGGTGAGTGCGTCCACTTGGAGTCATTGCACATGGAGGGGAATAATTTTCATGGGAGAATCCCTCAATCTTTCATGAATTTGAGAGGCATCATTGTGATGGATTTATCTCAAAACAACTTGTCCGGCAAAATCCCCAACTTCTTTGAGTCCTTTAGTTCCATGAAGCTTCTTAATTTGTCGTTCAACAACCTTGAGGGACCAATACCACTGGGTGGAATGTTTCAGAATGAAAGTGAGGTGTTCATACAAGGGAACAAGAAGTTATGTGCCAGCACCCCAGTGCTAGGGTTGCCTCTTTGCAGTACAGTCATATCCAGAAAAAAGTCATACACCTCCAAGATTTTGAAGATTGTTGCAATTACTGCTATTTCTTTGGTCATGTTATCATGCTTTGGAGTCATTGTtttgaagaagagaaagaaaatcaaacatGCATCACATCCATCTATCAAAGAATTAAAGAAGTTGACTTATGCTGATGTAGTGAAAGCAACAAATGGTTTTTGTTCAGCCAACTTGGTTGGTACCGGAAAATATGGGTTTGTATACAAGGGTAGAATTGAGTCTGAAGAGCATCATACAGTCGCTATCAaagttttcaaacttgatcaacttGGAGCAACAAAGAGCTTCCTTGCTGAATGTGAGGCAATGAGAAACACTCGCCATCGTAATCTCGTAAGGGTGGTCACTGTATGCTCAACAACCGACCCAATAGGAAATGAGTTCAAAGCTCTTGTTCTCGAATTTATGAGAAATGGCGACCTGGAGAGTTGGCTCCATCCAACACTACTCCACGAGTATCATCCCAAAAGGCAATTGTGTTTGGGTTCAAGAATAACAATAGCAGTGGACATAGCTGCTGGTTTGGATTACCTCCATAACCATTGCATGCCGCCTATGGCCCACTGTGATCTGAAGCCCAGCAATGTACTTCTGAATGATGTCATGGGCGCATGTGTTGGTGACTTCGGGTTGGCTAAGTTCCTACATGGTTATTATACTTCTTCGGGGATTGATGGTTCTACAAGCTTAGTGGGGCCAAGGGGATCTGTTGGATACATTGCACCGG AATATGGATTAGGGAGCAAAATCTCCATGGAGGGTGATGTTTATAGCTATGGAATCATTATCTTAGAGATGCTCACTAGGAAGCGTCCAACTGATGAGATGTTCAAAGAAGGCCTGAGCCTTTATAAATTTGTGGAAAAATCATTTCCTGAAAAGATTTGCGAGATGCTAGATCCTAAAATCATCCCTTATTATGGGAACCAAGATGAAGAAGCAGGAAGTACTTTAGACCAGTTAAATTATCAAATGGCTGAAGGAACAATGATCTGCATCCGCAAACTTGCTAAGGTTGGTCTGTTATGCGCTGCAGAGATGCCTAAAGATCGTCCAGGGATGCAGGATGTTTACGCTCAAGTCGCCGCAATCAAAGAAGCATTTTCAGCATGGCAGGGCTGA